The proteins below come from a single Psychrobacter sp. PL19 genomic window:
- the rlmF gene encoding 23S rRNA (adenine(1618)-N(6))-methyltransferase RlmF: MTSKPMTSRPINSNHKNRSPASIQKLGKLHPRNPHQGRYDFAVLTRALPELADHTITNPNGEPTINFSDHQAVRVLNQALLAHYYGVKFWDIPAGYLCPPIPGRADYIHYIADLLAQTTHINEDNTPPTGKQIHALDIGTGASAIYPIVGSQSYGWRFTATDIDPVSVNTAALICEANPKLKGAVKVKLQPEPKSIFANIIGRQDYFDVVICNPPFHASLEEAMESNSRKQNNLQKHRAKNDKVNQSSSKSGDAVQNLNFGGQHKELWSEGGEITFLTKFAKESQNFAEHVGWFTTLVSKSENIKPLQLLLKQLDVAQMRIIEMSQGQKNTRILAWRFDTDEE, translated from the coding sequence ATGACAAGTAAGCCCATGACCAGCAGACCCATCAACAGTAATCATAAAAATAGATCCCCAGCTTCAATTCAAAAACTAGGCAAGCTGCATCCGCGCAATCCACACCAAGGTCGTTATGACTTTGCTGTATTGACTCGCGCATTGCCTGAGCTTGCCGACCATACCATTACCAATCCGAATGGCGAACCGACCATTAACTTCTCTGACCATCAGGCTGTACGTGTGCTCAATCAGGCACTGTTGGCTCATTATTATGGTGTTAAGTTTTGGGACATTCCGGCAGGCTATCTGTGTCCGCCAATTCCAGGACGTGCAGACTATATTCATTATATTGCTGATCTACTTGCGCAAACGACCCATATTAATGAAGACAATACCCCGCCTACAGGTAAGCAAATTCATGCTCTCGATATTGGTACTGGTGCCAGTGCCATATACCCTATTGTTGGTAGCCAAAGTTATGGCTGGCGCTTTACTGCCACTGATATTGACCCAGTATCTGTTAATACAGCAGCGCTTATTTGTGAGGCCAACCCCAAACTAAAAGGCGCGGTTAAAGTAAAACTACAGCCTGAGCCTAAGAGCATTTTTGCTAATATTATCGGTCGCCAGGATTACTTTGATGTAGTTATTTGCAACCCGCCATTTCACGCCTCTCTTGAAGAAGCTATGGAATCTAATAGCCGTAAGCAAAACAATCTACAAAAGCACCGTGCTAAAAATGACAAGGTGAATCAAAGCTCGTCTAAATCTGGCGACGCCGTGCAAAATTTAAATTTTGGTGGTCAGCATAAGGAATTGTGGAGTGAAGGTGGCGAAATCACCTTTTTGACTAAGTTCGCTAAAGAGAGTCAAAACTTCGCAGAGCATGTCGGTTGGTTTACCACTTTGGTATCAAAATCTGAAAACATTAAACCGTTACAGCTATTATTAAAACAACTTGATGTCGCACAAATGCGCATCATTGAGATGAGTCAGGGACAAAAAAATACCCGTATATTGGCATGGCGTTTTGATACTGACGAAGAATAG
- a CDS encoding trimeric intracellular cation channel family protein, which translates to MLAIALDPVALITTFDPRSLIYLFDMIGIVACSISGTILAKHKNFDVFGCLLVSIVTAIGGGTVRDVILDRHPLFWMEDMSYLTVITISSLLMQIFFHPNSRRVDKFLKLSDTIGLSAFTLIGVKVADNMGENMPVALLLGVITIVVGGIIRDMICNEIPLVLQQEIYISAALTGGVLYFALQNLGVTDWVADISAMGTIFTLRMLAIRYDWQFPTIEWKY; encoded by the coding sequence ATGTTGGCTATCGCATTAGACCCTGTAGCGCTGATCACTACTTTTGATCCACGCTCTTTGATATATTTGTTTGATATGATCGGCATTGTGGCTTGCAGTATTTCGGGCACAATACTGGCCAAACATAAAAACTTTGATGTATTTGGCTGCTTGCTGGTATCTATAGTCACTGCTATTGGTGGCGGCACGGTACGCGATGTGATTTTAGATCGTCATCCGTTATTCTGGATGGAGGATATGAGCTACCTTACGGTTATCACAATATCTTCATTGTTGATGCAAATATTTTTTCACCCTAATTCAAGACGAGTCGATAAGTTCCTCAAACTTTCCGATACTATCGGTCTGTCAGCATTTACTTTAATCGGGGTCAAGGTTGCCGATAACATGGGCGAAAATATGCCAGTGGCATTACTGTTAGGTGTGATTACTATTGTGGTTGGCGGCATCATTCGCGATATGATCTGTAACGAGATTCCGCTAGTGCTTCAGCAAGAGATTTATATCTCCGCCGCTTTAACGGGCGGTGTTCTCTACTTTGCACTGCAGAATTTGGGCGTGACCGATTGGGTTGCTGACATCTCAGCTATGGGTACGATTTTTACCTTACGCATGCTGGCTATTCGCTACGATTGGCAATTTCCAACCATCGAATGGAAGTATTAA